In Oryza sativa Japonica Group chromosome 3, ASM3414082v1, one DNA window encodes the following:
- the LOC4334073 gene encoding ATP-sulfurylase 3, chloroplastic, translating to MAMQAAFAASMFPQLAQRRGSDRAVVVAPPAPAPVRVAMRSGGAAAAAARGVRCRASLIEPDGGRLVELVVPEEGGRREAARREAAALAHRVRLGRVETEWLHVLSEGWASPLRGFMREAEFLQALHFNAIRGGDGAMVNMSVPIVLPLGDAQRRAIEASGARRVALVDAADRPLAVLSDIEIYKHNKEERIARTWGTTAPGLPYVDEAITNAGDWLIGGDLEVIEPIKYNDGLDQYRLSPAQLREEFARRNADAVFAFQLRNPVHNGHALLMTDTRKRLLEMGYKNPVLLLHPLGGFTKADDVPLSWRMKQHEKVLEEGVLNPESTVVAIFPSPMHYAGPTEVQWHAKARINAGANFYIVGRDPAGMGHPTEKRDLYDADHGKKVLSMAPGLEKLNILPFKVAAYDTKQKKMDFFDPSRKDDFLFISGTKMRTLAKNCQSPPDGFMCPGGWKVLVEYYDSLTPSADSSKLREAVAA from the exons ATGGCGATGCaggccgccttcgccgcctcgATGTTCCCGCAGCTGGCGCAGCGGAGGGGAAGCGAtcgcgcggtggtggtggcgccgccggcgccggcgccggtgagggtGGCGATGAGGagcggtggggcggcggcggcggcggcgagaggggtgAGGTGCAGGGCGAGCCTGATCGAGCCCGACGGGGGGAGGCTGGTGGAGCTGGTGgtgccggaggagggagggcggcgggaggcggcgcggcgggaggcggcggcgctggcgcacCGGGTGAGGCTGGGGCGGGTGGAGACGGAGTGGCTGCACGTGCTGAGCGAAGGGTGGGCGAGCCCGCTGCGAGGGTTCATGCGCGAGGCCGAGTTCCTCCAAGCACTTCATTTCAACGCCATCCGCGGCGGAGACGGGGCCATGGTCAACATGTCCGTGCCCATCGTCCTCCCCCTCGGTGACGCCCAGCGCCGCGCCATCGAGGCGTccggcgcccgccgcgtcgcgctcgtcgacgccgccgaccgCCCCCTCGCCGTCCTCAGCGA CATTGAGATCTACAAGCATaacaaagaagaaaggattgCACGGACATGGGGAACAACTGCACCTGGGCTGCCTTATGTTGATGAGGCGATTACAAATGCTGGTGATTGGTTAATTGGTGGTGACTTGGAGGTTATAGAACCAATCAAGTACAATGATGGTCTTGATCAGTATCGCTTGTCTCCAGCCCAGCTGCGTGAAGAGTTTGCCAGACGCAATGCTGATGCGGTATTCGCGTTTCAGCTTCGCAATCCTGTACACAATGGACATGCTTTGCTCATGACTGATACACGCAAACGCCTTCTTGAGATGGGTTACAAAAATCCTGTTCTTCTGCTTCATCCATTGGGAGGATTCACAAAAGCAGATGATGTGCCTCTTAGTTGGAGAATGAAGCAGCATGAAAAG GTTCTTGAGGAAGGTGTCCTCAACCCAGAATCAACTGTCGTTGCAATCTTCCCCTCTCCAATGCATTATGCAGGGCCAACTGAAGTGCAATGGCATGCTAAGGCTCGTATAAATGCTGGTGCAAACTTCTACATAGTTGGAAGAGATCCTGCTGGTATGGGCCACCCAACTGAAAAGAGGGACCTGTATGATGCTGATCATGGGAAAAAGGTGTTGAGCATGGCTCCTGGGCTTGAGAAGCTCAATATCCTTCCTTTCAAG GTGGCTGCATATGAcacaaagcaaaagaaaatgGACTTTTTCGATCCATCAAGGAAAGATGATTTCCTGTTCATCTCTGGCACAAAG ATGCGTACTCTTGCCAAGAACTGCCAGAGCCCCCCTGACGGATTCATGTGCCCGGGTGGCTGGAAGGTCCTTGTTGAATACTACGACAGCTTGACGCCATCAGCGGACAGCAGCAAACTGCGCGAGGCGGTTGCGGCCTAG
- the LOC4334076 gene encoding uncharacterized protein produces MAPAAADPDADDPPARRSDATDVAGNTWDLAALPPPPPAARGGGGEVYIYRNTYNLVPRSIGGCRGSVRSLKFFGNDVEVLPPEAGELDQLESLQVKVSAPRVSGAPLRRMRALKELELSIVPPRPSACSILVEVAALKCLTKLTICHFSIRYLPPEIGSLRKLQELDLSFNKLKNLPNCITELGALKFLKVTNNKLVDLPSGISSLRCLESLDLSNNRLTSLGSVKLISMLTLQYLNLQFNRISNSCVIPAWVCCDMRGNGENNMKPGKLKSIAVVSNTSAESRSMNHTCNASRLCSHPEASANLKVHPTQKTKKGWKRRDCLQQQARQERLESSRSKLNDDYVDEMAVNMTEDESPLHDMENKSEMKGIDEEASLQDLPKETSSISEDLSCIVDDDSYGHIKDSGMMLQDHNEEEKPGLSMKSHGNCSCISGNTDILSRRRIRSVENELEDSASSVHDAAVVVEENPSETSKHSWKSKRHPDMDCNPKPSKCPRPFDECSKLSYKYSVQSFCSIDDHLPDGFYDAGRDMPFMPLEEYERSIGLYAREVILLDREQDEELDAIASSAQILLSNLKMPSCFVADEDAGQDLLRASVLALFVSDCFGGCDRSASLSRTRRAIVSLRKEQPFVCTCSAGSICDSTEASKRINNLYGHFDFTGLCDKSIHIIKERRNSGIVPIGALQFGVCRHRAVLMKYLCDRADPPIPCELVRGHLDYTPHAWNVVPVRKGNTWVRMIVDACYPTNIKEETDPEYFCRYVPLSRLQIILDDQGYTPRSPFPSVSLCKEIETTASSSVYYCKIGAVDAAAKVRYLDTRCASSDEVKNFEYKLLAEVRMLGALRKHQSIVEIYGHQLYSKWVQADDDKEYKILQSTIMMEHVKGGSLKGYLTKLLKEGKKHAPIDLAFYIVREVACALLELHKKLVIHRDIKSENVLVDLDLERSDGTPVVKLSDFDNAIPLHSLSHTCCIAHLGTYPPNVCVGTPCWMAPEVLRAMRDKNQYGLEVDIWSFGCFLLEMLTLRIPYQGLPDSEIYDLIMRKKQRPRLTQELEAFWTLDKPITRLELGITSDAHAEKLRLLIDLFYQCTKGIASERPKAEAVYNLLCSLPTCYDMR; encoded by the exons ATGgcccccgccgcggcggaccccgacgccgacgacccCCCCGCGCGCAGATCCGACGCCACCGACGTCGCCGGCAACACCTGGGAcctcgccgcgctgccgcccccgccgcccgcggcgaggggcggcggcggcgaggtctaCATCTACCGCAACACGTACAACCTCGTCCCCCGCTCCATCGGCGGGTGCCGCGGGAGCGTCAGGTCGCTCAAGTTCTTCGGCAACGACGTGGAGGTGCTCCCGCCGGAGGCTGGCGAGCTGGACCAGCTCGAGAGCCTGCAGGTGAAGGTGTCCGCGCCCAGGGTCTCcggggcgccgctccgccggaTGCGGGCGCTCAAGGAGCTCGAGCTCTCCATTGTCCCGCCCAGGCCGTCCGCGTGCTCCATACTGGTCGAGGTCGCCGCGCTCAAGTGCCTCACCAAGCTAACAATCTGCCATTTCTCCATTAG GTACCTCCCTCCTGAAATTGGCTCCCTAAGGAAGCTGCAAGAACTTGATCTTTCGTTCAACAAGTTGAAGAACTTGCCTAACTGTATAACTGAGTTGGGTGCCCTAAAGTTCCTCAAAGTGACTAATAATAAGTTGGTGGATCTACCATCAGGAATCTCTTCTTTGAGATGTCTTGAAAGCCTTGATTTATCAAACAACAGATTGACTTCCCTTGGATCAGTTAAACTCATTTCTATGCTTACACTACAGTATTTAAATCTTCAG TTTAATAGGATCTCCAATTCTTGTGTTATTCCTGCATGGGTATGTTGTGACATGAGAGGAAATGGTGAAAACAATATGAAGCCTGGCAAACTAAAATCTATAGCTGTTGTGAGCAACACTTCAGCAGAATCTAGAAGTATGAATCATACTTGCAATGCTTCACGTTTATGTTCACATCCAGAAGCTTCCGCAAATTTAAAAGTTCATCCCACACAGAAAACAAAGAAAGGTTGGAAGCGGCGGGATTGCCTGCAACAACAAGCTCGTCAAGAGCGTTTGGAATCAAGCAGGAGCAAGCTCAATGATGATTATGTTGATGAAATGGCTGTGAATATGACAGAAGATGAGAGCCCGTTGCATGATATGGAAAACAAGTCAGAGATGAAAGGCATTGATGAAGAAGCTTCATTACAGGATTTGCCAAAAGAAACAAGTTCTATATCTGAGGACTTGTCATGTATAGTTGATGATGACTCCTATGGGCATATTAAAGATAGTGGCATGATGTTACAGGACCATAATGAAGAAGAAAAGCCTGGATTAAGTATGAAAAGCCATGGCAACTGTTCTTGTATCAGCGGTAACACTGATATTTTGAGCAGGAGAAGGATCCGCAGTGTTGAAAACGAACTAGAGGATTCTGCATCATCAGTCCATGATGCTGCTGTGGTTGTTGAAGAGAATCCTTCAGAAACATCTAAGCATTCATGGAAATCTAAAAGGCACCCTGATATGGACTGCAATCCTAAACCTAGCAAATGCCCTAGACCATTTGATGAATGCTCAAAGTTATCCTATAAGTACAGTGTGCAATCGTTCTGCAGCATTGATGATCATCTACCAGATGGCTTCTATGATGCAGGACGAGATATGCCTTTCATGCCATTAGAGGAGTATGAGCGGAGTATTGGACTATATGCACGTGAAGTTATTCTCTTGGACCG AGAACAAGATGAAGAGTTGGATGCAATCGCGTCTTCAGCACAAATATTGCTGTCTAATTTGAAAATGCCAAGCTGTTTTGTAGCTGATGAAGATGCAGGCCAGGACTTACTAAGGGCATCTGTGCTTGCTTTGTTTGTTTCTGACTGCTTTGGAGGTTGTGATAGAAGTGCTTCTCTCAGTAGAACACGGAGAGCTATTGTTAGCTTGAGAAAGGAGCAACCTTTTGTTTGCACTTGTTCTGCTGGGAGCATATGTGACAGCACTGAAGCATCTAAGCGGATCAATAATCTTTACGGCCACTTTGATTTTACTGGCCTGTGCGATAAATCAATACATATCATCAAAGAAAGGAGAAATTCAGGAATTGTACCGATAGGAGCACTGCAATTTGGTGTTTGTAGGCACCGAGCTGTCCTAATGAAG TACTTGTGCGATCGAGCAGACCCTCCAATTCCTTGTGAGCTTGTGCGGGGGCATCTTGACTACACACCTCATGCTTGGAATGTTGTTCCTGTTAGAAAAGGGAATACATGGGTAAGGATGATAGTGGATGCATGCTACCCAACCAATATAAAGGAAGAGACAGATCCAGAGTACTTTTGCAG GTATGTTCCACTCAGTCGGCTTCAGATCATACTTGATGATCAGGGTTATACTCCACGGTCTCCCTTTCCTTCTGTCTCACTGTGCAAAGAAATAGAAACTACAGCTTCTAGTTCAGTCTACTACTGCAAAATTGGTGCTGTTGATGCGGCAGCAAag GTAAGATATCTAGACACTCGATGTGCTTCTAGTGATGaagttaaaaattttgaatacaaGCTTCTCGCGGAAGTAAGAATGctgggtgccctaaggaagcaCCAATCCATAGTGGAAATATATGGTCATCAGCTTTATTCTAAATGGGTTCAAGCTGATGATGATAAGGAATACAAGATATTACAGTCCACAATTATGATGGAGCATGTGAAAGGAGGGTCTCTGAAG GGTTATTTGACAAAATTGCTGAAAGAGGGCAAGAAGCATGCACCTATTGACCTGGCATTCTACATTGTACGAGAAGTTGCTTGTGCATTGTTGGAGCTGCACAAAAAGCTAGTTATTCATCGGGACATAAAAAGTGAGAATGTTTTGGTTGATCTGGATTTAGAGAGAAGTGATGGCACACCAGTAGTCAAACTCTCTGATTTCGACAACGCAATTCCTTTGCATTCTCTCTCCCACACATGCTGTATAGCTCACCTTGGGACATATCCACCCAATGTTTGTGTTGGTACACCATGCTGGATGGCTCCAGAGGTTCTTCGTGCCATGCGAGACAAAAACCAATATGGACTG gaAGTTGATATCTGGTCATTTGGCTGTTTTTTATTGGAGATGCTTACACTTCGGATACCCTACCAGGGCCTACCTGATTCAGAAATATATGATCTCATAATG AGGAAGAAGCAAAGACCAAGACTAACTCAAGAACTAGAAGCGTTCTGGACGTTAGACAAGCCAATTACGAGGCTGGAGTTGGGTATCACATCTGATGCTCATGCAGAAAAACTAAGACTGTTGATAGATCTCTTCTACCAGTGCACTAAAGGAATTGCATCTGAGCGCCCAAAAGCTGAGGCGGTTTACAATTTACTGTGCTCTCTACCCACATGCTATGACATGAGGTGA
- the LOC4334077 gene encoding stem-specific protein TSJT1, translated as MLAVFDPTVAKCPEGLRSPPVAGGAVAAGGAGALMKGFAGAHADAVTVSLGPAGALAYSAANQSPLVPRLFGAVNDIFCLFQGHIENIASLKQHYGLSKTATEVTILIEAYRTLRDRGPLPASQVVRDLSGKFTFILYDTLSKSTFVAADADGSIPFFWGVDSENHLVFSDNVDLLKASCGNSFAPFPKGCFYTTSGGLQSFEHPLNELKPVPRVDSQGQMCGSNYKVDSEAKKDSGIPRVGSAADWSNHF; from the exons atgttGGCGGTGTTTGATCCGACGGTGGCCAAGTGCCCGGAGGGCCTCCGGAGCccgccggtggccggcggcgccgtggcggccggcggcgcgggcgcgctgATGAAGGGCTTCGCCGGAGCGCACGCCGACGCGGTCACCGTCAGCCTGGGCCCCGCCGGCGCCCTCGCCTACTCGGCGGCCAACCAGAGCCCCCTCGTCCCCAG GTTGTTTGGTGCTGTGAATGACATATTCTGCCTGTTCCAAGGACACATTGAGAACATTGCCAGTCTGAAGCAACACTATGGTCTGAGCAAGACAGCAACTGAGGTTACCATCCTGATTGAGGCCTACAGGACCCTCAGGGACAGGGGCCCTCTCCCAGCTAGTCAGGTCGTGAGAGATCTCAGCGGGAAGTTCACGTTCATCCTGTATGACACTCTGTCAAAATCCACCTTCGTTGCTGCA GATGCTGATGGTAGCATTCCTTTCTTCTGGGGCGTTGACTCCGAGAACCACCTTGTGTTCTCTGACAATGTTGACCTTCTCAAGGCATCCTGCGGGAACTCGTTTGCGCCATTCCCCAAAG GCTGCTTCTACACCACCTCTGGAGGGCTGCAGAGCTTCGAGCACCCGCTGAACGAGCTGAAGCCTGTGCCGCGGGTCGACAGCCAGGGCCAGATGTGCGGCTCCAACTACAAGGTCGACAGCGAGGCCAAGAAGGACTCCGGGATCCCTCGGGTCGGCAGCGCCGCAGACTGGTCCAACCATTTCTGA